A genome region from Methylohalobius crimeensis 10Ki includes the following:
- a CDS encoding Hsp70 family protein: protein MSEEKRYSVGIDLGTTNSVVSWVDLSQCDREKAPVEVAGIPQLIAPGEVEERGQLPSFEYLPHPDELGAEDRVLPWRENVDHIVGVLAREMGSKTPIRLVASAKSWLCHAGVNPKDAFLPIEAPEEVPRTSPYQASLEYLQHLRDAWNHQHPDSPLEQQDLVITVPASFDPAARELTAEAAREAGLSQAILLEEPQAALYSWIQRTEGQWREQVQVGDIILVVDVGGGTTDLSLIAVTEEDGNLQLNRVAVGDHILLGGDNMDLALAYVVKMKLEQEGKPLDPWQVQALTHSCRGAKEQLLADPDLAQAPVVVPSRGSKLIGGTLRAELTREEVNRTLIDGFFPQVEVTEKPISRPRTGLTTLGLPYAQDARITAHLAHFLSRQVSAVDELEGVDLPENARFIHPSAVLLNGGVFKPQLLSDRLLAVVNQWLTADDAPAARLLEGADLDLAVARGGSYYGYVRMGGGVRIRGGTAAAYYIGVESAMPAVPGFPPPIRLLCVAPFGMEEGTEAPLPPHEFGVVVGEPVRFRFFNSTIRREDPVGALLDHWTDEEVQELAEIEVTLSPENHQPGEVVPVQLAALYTEVGTLRLEAVAKDTGERWKVEFEVRGQESTQSQAEESSSTRETSESLEETSESESPEPTSESTPETEAEATESAEEPGAPEGESSEQEQKPSFWPFKK, encoded by the coding sequence ATGAGTGAGGAAAAACGCTACTCGGTCGGCATCGATCTGGGCACCACCAATAGCGTGGTGTCGTGGGTGGACCTGAGCCAGTGCGATCGGGAAAAAGCGCCGGTGGAAGTGGCGGGTATTCCCCAATTGATCGCCCCGGGCGAAGTGGAGGAGCGCGGGCAGCTGCCTTCCTTCGAATATCTGCCCCATCCCGACGAACTGGGCGCCGAGGACCGGGTTCTCCCGTGGCGCGAGAACGTCGATCATATCGTCGGCGTGCTGGCTCGGGAAATGGGCAGCAAAACCCCCATCCGGCTGGTGGCGAGCGCCAAAAGCTGGCTTTGCCATGCCGGCGTCAACCCCAAGGATGCTTTCCTGCCCATCGAAGCGCCGGAGGAAGTCCCCCGGACCTCTCCCTACCAAGCTTCCCTGGAATACCTCCAGCATCTGCGCGACGCCTGGAACCACCAACACCCGGACAGCCCGCTGGAGCAGCAGGACTTGGTCATCACCGTCCCGGCTTCCTTCGATCCGGCGGCGCGCGAGCTGACCGCCGAAGCCGCCCGGGAAGCGGGATTGTCACAGGCGATTCTGCTGGAAGAACCCCAGGCGGCTCTGTACAGCTGGATTCAGCGCACCGAGGGGCAGTGGCGCGAACAGGTCCAGGTGGGCGACATCATCCTGGTGGTGGACGTGGGCGGCGGTACCACCGACCTGTCCCTGATCGCCGTCACCGAGGAAGACGGCAACCTCCAGCTCAACCGCGTCGCGGTGGGGGATCACATTCTTCTCGGCGGCGACAACATGGACCTGGCTTTGGCCTACGTGGTCAAAATGAAGCTGGAGCAGGAAGGCAAGCCCCTCGATCCCTGGCAGGTACAGGCGCTGACCCACAGTTGCCGCGGCGCCAAGGAACAGCTTTTGGCGGATCCGGATCTGGCCCAGGCCCCGGTGGTCGTCCCCAGCCGCGGCTCCAAGCTGATCGGCGGCACGCTGCGCGCCGAGTTGACCCGGGAAGAAGTGAACCGAACCCTCATCGATGGCTTTTTCCCACAGGTGGAGGTTACCGAGAAACCCATTTCCCGCCCGCGCACCGGTCTGACCACCCTGGGCCTTCCCTACGCCCAGGACGCCCGCATCACCGCCCACTTGGCCCATTTCCTCAGCCGCCAGGTGAGTGCCGTGGACGAGTTGGAAGGCGTGGATCTACCCGAAAACGCACGTTTTATCCATCCTTCGGCGGTGCTTCTCAACGGCGGGGTGTTCAAGCCCCAACTGTTGTCCGACCGACTACTGGCGGTGGTCAATCAGTGGCTGACCGCTGATGACGCCCCGGCCGCCCGCCTCCTGGAAGGCGCCGATCTGGATCTGGCGGTGGCCCGCGGCGGCTCCTATTACGGCTATGTTCGCATGGGCGGGGGCGTCCGCATTCGCGGCGGAACGGCGGCGGCCTACTACATCGGCGTGGAGAGCGCCATGCCCGCGGTCCCCGGCTTCCCGCCTCCGATTCGCCTATTGTGCGTCGCGCCCTTCGGCATGGAAGAAGGCACCGAAGCGCCCCTGCCGCCCCACGAGTTCGGCGTGGTGGTGGGCGAGCCGGTGCGGTTCCGCTTTTTCAATTCCACCATCCGCCGCGAAGACCCGGTAGGTGCCCTGCTCGATCACTGGACCGACGAGGAAGTCCAGGAACTGGCGGAAATCGAAGTCACTCTGTCCCCGGAAAATCACCAGCCCGGCGAAGTGGTTCCGGTTCAACTGGCGGCCCTCTACACCGAAGTGGGCACCTTGCGCTTGGAAGCGGTGGCCAAAGACACCGGCGAACGCTGGAAAGTGGAATTCGAGGTCCGCGGACAAGAATCGACGCAATCTCAAGCCGAGGAGTCGTCCTCGACGCGCGAAACATCCGAAAGCCTTGAAGAAACTTCGGAATCCGAATCGCCGGAGCCTACTTCCGAATCCACTCCGGAAACCGAAGCCGAGGCGACCGAGTCCGCAGAGGAACCCGGCGCGCCGGAAGGTGAAAGTTCGGAGCAGGAACAGAAACCGAGTTTCTGGCCATTCAAGAAGTAA